A section of the Phaseolus vulgaris cultivar G19833 chromosome 8, P. vulgaris v2.0, whole genome shotgun sequence genome encodes:
- the LOC137826489 gene encoding transcription termination factor MTEF1, chloroplastic, with translation MLLCHSLHLPILSSYSHKSTRAPNTSGYIKFQTRYRQNLQYLRTLTIIDPKTKPEDLPLPTDVDHILHTLTFLKSRSFSDADIPRLNYLTPQLFSTAVLPSDVAAVFCFLADEVQATASESRELILRCPKLLFSHVDLCLRPTLQFLRQIGMQGLKKPTYAHLLNTRVHKLHAKVEFLQELGFSYEEAQKVCVRLPAIFRYDVENNLWPKYVYLVKEMERDLEELKKFPQYFGFSLKERIMPRHLHLKERGVRIPLNRMLMWGDEKFYKKWK, from the exons ATGCTCCTCTGTCACTCTCTTCATCTCCCAATACTATCTTCTTACTCACACAAATCAACCCGCGCTCCCAACACCAGCGGTTATATAAAGTTCCAAACCAGGTACCGCCAAAACCTCCAATACCTTCGAACTTTAACCATAATCGACCCCAAAACCAAACCGGAGGACCTCCCTCTCCCCACCGATGTCGACCACATCCTCCACACTCTCACCTTCCTCAAGTCGCGCTCCTTCTCCGACGCCGACATCCCCCGCCTCAACTACCTCACCCCTCAACTCTTCTCCACCGCCGTCCTCCCCTCCGACGTCGCCGCCGTGTTCTGCTTCCTGGCCGACGAAGTTCAGGCCACCGCGTCGGAGTCCCGCGAGCTCATCCTCCGATGCCCCAAGCTGCTCTTCTCCCACGTCGACCTCTGCCTCCGACCCACGCTCCAATTTCTCCGGCAG ATTGGAATGCAGGGGCTGAAAAAGCCCACTTACGCACACCTGCTGAACACGCGGGTGCATAAGCTGCACGCGAAGGTTGAGTTCTTGCAGGAGTTGGGGTTTTCTTACGAGGAGGCACAAAAAGTATGTGTAAGGTTGCCGGCCATTTTCCGTTATGACGTGGAGAACAATCTATGGCCAAAGTACGTGTATCTTGTGAAGGAAATGGAGAGGGATTTGGAGGAGTTGAAGAAGTTTCCTCAGTACTTTGGGTTCAGTTTGAAGGAGAGGATTATGCCAAGGCACTTGCATTTGAAGGAGAGGGGTGTTAGGATTCCCTTGAACAGAATGTTGATGTGGGGTGATGAAAAGTTCTACAAGAAGTGGAAGTGA
- the LOC137824288 gene encoding uncharacterized protein, whose protein sequence is MNFVARRLSGLFRTSGFTTEPFNIGHHQMQQLQQCRGIRVRVIDGNLEMALGLMQRKMQGSGIERMIKQEQRFHIKNSEKRVLAQKNLHQRIRSEDLSKKLKAILIKKVRGL, encoded by the exons ATGAACTTCGTGGCAAGGCGTTTATCAGGCTTATTCAGAACTTCAGGTTTCACAACTGAACCCTTCAATATTGGGCATCATCAAATGCAGCAGCTTCAACAATGCAGAGGCATACGAGTGAGAGTCATAGATGGGAACTTGGAAATGGCATTGGGATTGATGCAGCGTAAGATGCAAGGAAGTGGGATTGAGAGGATGATAAAGCAGGAGCAAAGATTCCATATCAAAAACTCTGAGAAGCGTGTTTTAGCCCAAAAGAACTTGCACCAAAGGATTCGGTCTGAGGATCTCTCTAAGAAACTTAAGGCCATTTTGATCAAGAAAGTCAG GGGTCTATGA
- the LOC137824289 gene encoding pentatricopeptide repeat-containing protein At1g71460, chloroplastic — MENSVSSLSLRFPPNPTPNFFQVLSFRPSKTHPRRPPRFTTPRKQRTKKVKPFTEKDAFPCSLPLHNKNPIFIYKDIKRFARQNKLKEALTILDYVDQRGIPVDSTTFSAVIAACIRTKSLPQGREVHIHIRINGLENNVFLRTKLVQMYTSCGSLEEAQKLFEGLPCESVYPWNALLRGTVVSGERQYIDVLKTYAEMRALGVQLNVYSFSNVIKSFAGASAFSEGLKTHALLIKNGFVDNYILRTSLIDMYFKCGKVRLACHVFEEIPERDVVAWGAMLAGFAHNKMQKEVLEYVRWMVKEGMKPNSVVIAIAVPVIGEVCARRLGQEFHAYVLKTKSYSKQVPIQSALIDMYCKCGDMISARRVFYGSKERNVVCWTALMAGYAVNGKLEQALRSTIWMQQEGFRPDVVTVATVLPVCAQLRALEQGRQIHAYALKHWFLPNVSITSQLMMMYSKCGVVEYSRRLFDNMEQRNVISWTAMIDSFINNGHLCEALGVMRSMQLSKYRPDSVAIGRMLSVCGELKLVKLGQEIHGQILKRDFARVPFVSAELINTYGSFGDVNKAKLVFNAVPVKDSITWTALIKAYGYNEFYHDAINLFDHMRSSPNHFTFAAILSICDRAGFVDDACRIFNLMPKYKIEASKEHFAILVQLLTRNGQLEKAQRFEQMSSFL; from the coding sequence ATGGAAAACTCTGTTTCATCTCTCTCGCTGCGTTTTCCTCCAAACCCAACGCCCAACTTTTTCCAAGTCTTGAGCTTTAGACCTTCCAAAACCcacccaagaagacctcccagATTCACCACCCCCAGAAAGCAGAGGACCAAGAAGGTAAAACCCTTCACCGAAAAGGACGCGTTTCCATGCTCCTTACCCCTCCACAACAAAAACCCAATCTTCATCTACAAAGACATCAAGCGTTTCGCTCGCCAGAACAAGCTCAAGGAAGCTCTCACCATCTTGGACTACGTGGACCAACGTGGCATTCCCGTGGATTCCACGACTTTCTCTGCTGTCATCGCCGCCTGCATACGTACCAAGTCATTGCCACAAGGGAGGGAAGTTCACATCCATATCAGAATCAATGGTCTCGAAAACAATGTTTTCTTGCGGACAAAGTTGGTTCAAATGTACACCTCATGTGGGTCGTTGGAAGAGGCGCAGAAACTGTTTGAGGGATTGCCCTGTGAGAGTGTCTACCCCTGGAATGCTTTGCTCAGAGGCACTGTGGTTTCTGGGGAAAGACAGTACATTGATGTGCTTAAGACTTATGCTGAGATGAGGGCATTGGGGGTTCAGCTGAATGTGTACAGTTTCTCCAATGTGATCAAGAGCTTCGCCGGCGCATCGGCGTTTTCGGAAGGCTTGAAGACTCATGCGCTTTTGATTAAAAATGGATTTGTGGACAACTACATTCTTAGAACCAGTTTGATTGATATGTACTTCAAGTGTGGGAAGGTTAGGCTTGCTTGCCATGTGTTTGAGGAAATTCCTGAGAGGGATGTTGTCGCGTGGGGGGCGATGCTTGCTGGGTTTGCACACAATAAGATGCAGAAGGAGGTGTTGGAGTATGTGAGGTGGATGGTGAAGGAGGGAATGAAGCCCAATTCGGTTGTGATTGCAATTGCGGTTCCTGTGATTGGGGAGGTTTGTGCGAGGAGGTTGGGTCAGGAGTTTCATGCTTATGTTTTGAAAACGAAATCTTACTCTAAGCAGGTACCGATTCAGTCTGCTTTGATTGATATGTATTGCAAGTGTGGGGATATGATTTCGGCAAGACGGGTTTTTTATGGCTCGAAGGAGAGGAATGTGGTTTGTTGGACGGCTCTGATGGCGGGGTATGCTGTGAATGGAAAACTAGAGCAGGCACTGAGGTCCACCATTTGGATGCAGCAAGAAGGATTCAGGCCTGATGTGGTCACGGTTGCGACTGTTCTTCCAGTCTGTGCACAGTTGAGGGCTCTGGAACAAGGGAGGCAAATTCATGCTTATGCTTTGAAACATTGGTTTCTGCCTAATGTGTCTATAACTTCTCAATTGATGATGATGTACTCTAAGTGTGGTGTTGTTGAGTATTCTAGAAGATTATTTGATAATATGGAACAAAGGAATGTGATTTCGTGGACCGCCATGATTgattcatttataaataatggACATCTGTGTGAAGCACTTGGTGTGATGAGGTCAATGCAATTGTCAAAGTACAGGCCTGATTCTGTTGCTATAGGAAGGATGCTGAGTGTTTGTGGTGAACTAAAACTTGTAAAGCTTGGGCAGGAGATTCATGGGCAGATCTTGAAAAGGGACTTTGCACGAGTTCCTTTTGTTTCTGCAGAACTTATAAATACGTATGGTTCATTTGGAGATGTTAACAAGGCTAAGTTGGTGTTTAATGCAGTCCCAGTTAAAGATTCTATAACATGGACCGCTCTTATAAAGGCTTATGGATATAATGAATTTTATCACGATGCAATTAACCTTTTTGATCATATGAGATCTTCTCCGAATCACTTCACTTTTGCCGCCATTCTATCTATATGTGACAGAGCTGGATTTGTTGATGATGCCTGTAGAATCTTCAATTTAATGcctaaatataaaattgaagcATCTAAGGAACACTTTGCTATTTTGGTGCAACTACTTACCCGCAATGGTCAACTAGAGAAAGCTCAAAGATTTGAACAAATGAGTTCTTTCTTGTAG